ACTCTGGTGCGTGAACTTCTCTGCCAAGACAGTGCACATGTGAAGCCTGAGACAGATGCCCAAGCACAGGTTTCCTTCCAAGGGAATACATGCACTTTGTCGGTAACCCCCTGTGCCTGCAGACCAGTGAGACTTGAATGTAGAAGCAAATCACGCTCTCTCAGATGACCCCAAAGGAATGCTGAACTATGCCCTTCAAGTATTTCTCACTCAGACAAATCCATGTGGCCACTAAAACATCAGGATTGTAACAAGCTTTCTGGTGATCTAACTGTAGAAATGCAACTATATAGAAAGGATAAGCACTGACAGTATTAAGAGCCATCATCAGAAGATGGTGTAAAAGAAAACTTGATAAACATGTTCATTTTTGGTCTTACTGTGAGTtacacagaagagcaaaaaccTTATTTCAGACAGTAAAGCATGGGCATTATTCTATCCAGTGCTGGGTCTGTTTTCTTTAGACATACAGCTGCAATAAACCAGCTGTGCTGAGCTTCAGTAAAACTTACAAATTTTTTAGCAGTTCTGGGAGCTATAGATTTTAACTTGCCTAGATATTTAGCTCcaccttaaaatgaaaaatagctttaaaaagccAGTGCAGCATTTCATTCCTTAAATATGTAATTCAACAGGCACGAAACTCCAAGTATAAAGGAACCAAAggtgatttaaataaaaataatctaccAGTGACCTAAAAGACAAACCAATATCTGAGGCCTAGTTATTAAGATACCAGACTGGAAAGGAGAACTCTAACGTACTCTCCTCCAAGAAGCGGGACGTTGATTAAGCAGCAGTGACTCAGTCTACTCACCCAAGAAATGGGAATAATATAGTCCAAGCTCctaaaaacactgcagaagtATTAAGGTTTTCCAACAGTGATTCAAGATGTCAGTGTTAAAAGCAATGGACTGAATAGAAATACATCTCAGAGTGGGCAGACTTTTTTCCCTACAGGAGCGTACTACCCATGATGCACAGCTTGCCCATGCTCTTTTGAAAGCTCAGCCCTTGGCATCTGACCAAAATACACTTATTAAGCCATCAGCAAaggttttaaaaatgcaagatagAGCTGACCAGCTTTCTTTAAATGCCTGTTTCTGCCATTACCTGCTAGGCCAAAAGCATCTGTCAAGACATAATCTACACATTAGAAATTCATCTGCAGCCATTTACCTTCCAGGTTTCCTTACACCAAAGGAGACCCCATGAGGTACAACCAGACAAACACTAAAAAATCTTGCAAGCACAGCTAACGTGAATTCCTGCAGAGACAAAAAATGAGATAGATAGttataaatacatatttggaAAGTGTCCTTTCTCCATTGTCCTGAAGATTTTTGATCCACTGGTTATAGAGGgtaaaaaaccccccaaaactccAGCTGCCATGGCTGTAAAGAAACCCTCCCAAATAAGAAGGAAGTGCTGACCAATACAGTAACCTGAGCAACCCCTAAAACCATAAATGCAGGAGGGacacctctccttccttctccaataACAGTACAGTCTGCTACATAAAACATTTTGCCACTCAATAAAAAGTGGACCTAGGATTCTAGATCCACCTCGTAgaacagcagaggagcagcactaCCAGAATTTGGTCCACCACTTCTCTCATGGGGAAtcatttttttttagactgtGGTACAAGGTCAAAGGAATCAGGACAATTCCTAGTGCTCTGCAGTGGCTCTTGTTGTCTGCCTGGCAGAGGATCTCTCAAGCCCAGGTACCACAGGGTGCTGCAGCAGTGATGGGAGAGCAATGCTGCCATCTGCGGACAATCCGAATTACAGCCTCCACCTAGACAGGCACTGGACAGAAAGGTGTTCAATGTTGCACGAATTTCAAAACTCTAAACACTTTCTATTAAAGGCCCAGTTTCTTTAAAGTGAGTTTAAGCTGACTACTAATAGACACTGCCTGCTGCCAGGACAAAGCATTAGAGTGTGTTTTAAGAGCAAGTGCAGACCAATTATGGTATTAACACCCAACGTGCTGTCTTGCTAAAGGATACTCAGCAGACTGATTTctgcagcttcagaaaaagaGCTGTGTCATATTTCTTTGGGAGGATTCTTAAGTACAGCCCACATGTATCTGGATGCCATGCTATTCTGCATTTTATCCTCTAAAATTATCTCCAAATGCTATGACCTTGGAGCCCACTCTGCACCTCAGAAcggctgaaaaaatattttctaggcCTAGCtgtcttagaatcataaaatgtcCTGAAAACCCAAACAGGAAATCACTACAAAGCAAACAGTAGTAGTACGATAGTGTTGCAGGTAAAAGCATTAGCTCCACAATGGTTTATAGCCACTAAACTTTACTGCAGGAACTTCTTTCAAGCAAAAACTGAAATCATGATGTTTCACAAATCCCTCACACATCACGCCTTCTTTGTATCTGTTTTCAGCTATGTGCATCACAGACAATAGAGGCAGCACACCCAAGAGGTTTCTCAAGACTGTTCAAACCACTTTAatcacatatgaaaaaaaaagccagaaagcgTGTAAGACAAACAGGACTTCTTAGGTCTCCTTAAGCTAATTGTACATGCATTTATACAGTAGATTGTACCAGTGGCCAAAACAGGAAAATTTCAAACCATGCTTTAGGCTCATCTACAACACACACCGTGGAGGTGTTATGCTGTCACAGGCCTATGAAGCAAGTAAAATCACAAGTCAGGAGCAGAGACCATGGCACTGGAAGAATGGCAGACCACACAGGTGAGGATGAAAAACtccatctttattaaaaatattaaaagttcaGCTGAAACCTCCTTACAAATGCTGAACAGTACATGGCACAGAAAACTGCatgaaagaaaattctgttcATTGATGAAAATACTGAAACTACTCTGAAGTCTGCCATTAATATGAGATGATCACTGCTACTGAACTTTTTACGCAATGGAAGTACAGGACTATGGGATTCATAAAAGGACTATAACCAAAAAAGAGTGCTCTTTCATGCACTTATACTATAAACATGGCAGACAAAGACCCTCCTCCTTCCAGGAAGATGCTCTAATATATGTGCAAAAATACAACTGGAGTGATATAAAATAACCAAACAGCATAATTAACAGAATAACATTCAGACACTTTATTGTATAAGAAAGGCCAGGAGGTGCTTTATGACACATTAACAGATGGGCTACAGATCCGTTCATCTAACAGTGTAGACTCATCATATTGCAACAGAACTCATCAAGAGAGACCTGAAAGTAgttttaaaagtttatatttaagGGAAGTAGCATGGGACAGGAAGGAGAGGGGTAGGGAAAGAGACCTAGCATCTTCAtcacaaaacaaaccaataaagAAACCTCCCTTACCACTCAATGTCTATGTGAAGATTATTTTGGTCTACTTATGTTGGTTAAGTCACCTGTTAGTTCATATGTAAAATGCTTTCTAGTACTAACATGCTTTTTAGAAAGCACACAGAGATAAAGCACTTTTGACTTTCAAAGCTCTCTATGACAATGATGTCGGCTCAGCATCCCTGTGAGGTAGGCAAAAATTAGCTGTTTTTTCTGAGGCAAAGAGAAGTTAAATGACTTCCTTAAAGCCATGGTAAAGAATGAGTTGTTTATCAATGATATCCTTAAGAACCTGGAATGATACTGTTTTTCATAGACAGGGAACTGAAGGCAACCAGCGTCTGCTTGTAAGGAATTACTGAATTTTCATCTCATTCTTACTATCAAAATGCTTTGAATCCCTCACACCTTGAAAAGCGTTCCACAAACATATACATATACTAGTGAGCTCTTCCTTCATCTCTGTAACAAAAAGCACTGGTCTTTTACAGCAGCAAGCAGACTTCCTAGAATGGGGCTTTTCCCTGCCAGTAAAGGGTAGCCTAGATACAACTAGAGTTACATACACTACTCCACCAATGACCATATCCTAGATCTTTCCACTGTTAAAATTACAGCTATCAAAGATATGAGCCAAGTATTTGAGTATTTGTTACTTTATGGAATTTAGCTTGAGTACTGTAGTTTATGTAAAAGGAGTAGAAAAAGATAATTATCCATTCTTTTAAACTGATAGCTACACAAAACCAGGCTATCATAAAATAAAGCACGTAGCTGCTACAAAGGGTAGCAACAAAGCCATGCTGGGTTAACCTAATAAAGCCACGTATCCCCAATTGCAAGGTTAACAGAGTCATCAGCTCAGTCCATATCCCAAGAAAAGCTTTTGGTTTGCAGAAGGGTGAAGTGGGTctcggagccaggctcttctttcttctgtaggTCCACAGAGAAGTAACAGTAGATACTGTGTTGTGTATGTTTGTATTGAAAACAGTTTCCAAAACCTAGATAGTCTCCCTCCATCCAGCTGAGATGAACTTTTGCATTTTCTCATCATGTTTCTAATCTAATCAAATATTTTGCTGTAGAAAGTAGCACACGGTTGCTgaagtccatctcctcttgtcttGTGCCTAGTCAGATTAGAGAGATCACTTGCCCAATTTTAATAAAAGATGAAACTGTGGTTCATAAAATATGCCTGCAAAGAATCCTTCCTGTTGACTACAGTTCAGCTGTAAAGCAGGAGACCAACAGCTGGGTAACACTGGATACCATGAAGCCGTAAAAACAGTCACTTAAGTATTTATACCATGTAATCTTGTATTTTCAACTCAGCTTTACTACTGTCAGTACACTCCACTAATTTAACACTCAGCACTTTCAGATGAACAACACAAGAATGTAACTTACCTATGACAGATGCAGGATAACACCATGCTAGTGTATTGCGTTTATTGCTTGTGTTTAAAAGCCCTTCATATAGTGGTTAGCACACTCCCACTTGGTTCAAAAGCAAGGTTGTGCTCTAGGCACCAGCAGCTCTAGTTCAACACCTATATCAATTTCTCTGAAGCTTTCCACAATTCCTGTAAGCAAACTTACACCAAAACCCTGCATACAGGAAATGAATACTTTTCCTTCAACACAGAATTCAGTTGCCACTGAGCAGCATGGTGTGAATCAAATTCATCTTTGCACTGGAAGTCACTTTTCCCCAGTTGTGTTTGGCATGTTTTTCACACTGCTACATAATTGCTGAAACAATCATTTCTCCAAATGACCACATGAATATCAAGTGGCAAGAtcagcaggagaaaacaaaacaacactgtAAGGtgtaggaggggaaaaagagggtgAACTTCACTTCAGAGCTAACAATATTTAAATGTGATTCAGTCACACAAACTCTCAACTCtattaggaaaaatctttttaacaaaaatggtTTCTTCCTGTTTCCAGTCCTAAGTTTTATGCAGACCCAATGCAAtaatcctgatttcttttttctaaccCTGTATCTTTCTCCTTTGCTCAACTGAGCTTCTTTTTGGGCTTCTTATAATAAGCTATTTGACTGTAATACTCCGGGCCTCTAAATAAACAGAGAAcaacaattgaaaaaaatatattatttttaaactaagaatTTGTTCTTCCACTCATGTATCCATTAATCCATACCCAGCCAAAGAAATCTGGCACTCTGTCTGTCAGCTCCCCCTTAACTCCAAGACTATCATTTCAGAGAGCAAATGCAAAGATGGAAACCACTTGTTTTTCTATGCATTGAGGGCTTTTCAGTTGCATGATTTGCGTTTACGGCTTCAGCTTTCGTAGCGGAATACAAATTTACTGGTTTTGTCTTAAAGTCTGTGCAGTGGGCAATTTGTGTTCCAACTAAGCACCAACATCCCACAGAGATACATAACTTTGAAATTTCTAGACTCTAAGGGCCAAGGAGAAGTAACAGTTAATGATTAGTATCTAGCACATTTCAGGGGGCTTGGAAATAAAAGCTCAAAAtttggctaggaaaaaaaaacccaacaaagctTAAAACATACAACAGATGAAGATGAACTATGTTCACAAGGGAGTGAAGTAATAGCACCTACATCGTTGTGAAGCTAAACATTTGGCAGTGTTTTCTGTTTACCACACAGGAGCCACAGGACTCCTCAACCATGGTAAGGAAAGGAGTCATAAAAGCAACCACTGTGCTTGTGAAGGGAACAGAGAGTTTGTATTTGAGGCTCAATCTTACTTTCATTGAGTTGATGTTTCCTTCTCCTCAGATTGCCTTGCTCCCCTGAAGCAAAACTGCACAGTTCACCCCTTCCAAAGAACCAACAAATGACTTTCTTGAAGTTTGTTGTACAAACTAACCAAGACCAGAAATTATAAAATTCACAGCCAATCAACAGTTCAAGATGGTCTCTCCATTCTTCCCACTGTCCATAACAGGTCATCTACTCACATCATCCACTGTTAATCGGCATTAATACTGAATTGTGAGGCCTGACTATACAGCTGTTGTTACAGTTTGGGCAGAGCACCAGCTGGTGCTAGCGTAATACCAAAAACATAGAAAAGCCCCAAGAGGAGATTGAGTTTGGCTGTCCGCTGAGGAATTTTGTTGAAGCTCTGACTGCGAAACTGCCTCTCCAGTGAAAATGCCATCGGGATGGTGAGTAGCGGCAATGCCATGCTGATGGTATAGCGTGTGGCCAGCACACAGAAAATCAGGTAGGGCAAGAAGAGCAGCACGGTGTAGAGAATATAGGAGAACGCAGGGCCGATGAGGATAGCCAAGGTGACAATACCCGCCTGCCGGTCAGACTCCATGTCTCGTGTGTTGTTGCTGTGCAGGATGGCCTCAGTACTGAGGGCTAGTGGGATAGCGTAGAGCAGTGGTGAGACAGACAGATAACCAACCTGCACAGCATGAGCAAACATGACAGCCAGGGGCCCAAAGGTGATCAGGATCACCACGTCTCCAAGTGCAACATATTTAAATCCAATTCCTGTGACAAAACACAAGAATAGAATGAAGCATCATCAAACAACTCAAATGACAGAAGAGAATGGATAACAGATCAGCCCTTCCCACAGAAAATGACCAACGTGCATATAGCTATGACCGAGaagcatattttctcttttttccaaagATAATAAAGGAAACACAGCTTCTGAATTTCTCCAGTCAAACAATGTAACAGAAACTAAGGGCCAGGTTCTAATACCCATCTTCATATCTAGAAGTACCTATTTCTGCAGAAATCTATAGAAATAAGGTACTCTTTAGTGAGACCATGCATACTAGAACCTGATcctgaagaaatacataaaatactcagaacaaaacacaaaactgacaagGTTCGTCTAAGGAAACTAACATAACTGCTTTAGAGTTTTGACAGTTTAGGagacaataaaaatattctaCTCTTACTAAGAACAAACGCAAACTGTTTAACATTCACAATGAAGCTCCATCTAGAGAATAACAATAAAACattccaaaacaaagcaacagatTCCACCAATGGAAAAGAACGTATGCAGTGAGCTATACTGCTGAGGGATACAAGATACACATCATGAAAAGTTTCAGCAACAGTTCTGATGAGCATCTAAAGCCATATATGTAAATAGCAATGTCTCAACACCACTTTCCAACCGAAGAACTTAGCGTGTGCCTCTTCCCACACCTTCCCACAACAACCAATGGCAAGGAATGCAAGTTTATGTACCAGTACTTCAGGAAATACCACCAAATATTTTATGGCAGTTAACGAGATAGATCATTTGCATTTTCTAGAAAGCCTTGACAAGTCAGCTAATTCTGTCACGTTCACGTTCAGATTCACACTAAATGGGATACAGAGCTTACCTCCAGTATAAAGGAAGGAGCTGGAAAGTCCTCCAAAGTATATCAGGGCCAGGTGCTCCAGCTTGAGCGTTGAGACAGCGTAGAGCCCAGCCGCACAGATACAGCCCACGGTATAAAGGAAGACTCCAAACCGGACTACATCCTGCGGCTCCAAAATCTGGTCCACCAAAGTCCTGTCATCACTCTTCTTGTGATCGATGCCTTTGGAGAAGTCGTAGTAGGTGTTCACCAAGTTGCCGGCTCCGTGCACAGCCAGGACGGTCACGGCGCTTCCCACCAACAGCCCTGGGTCTAGAGCTCCCTCAGCCCGGTACGCCAGAGCGCTGCCGAGGGCCACAGGGGTGAGGGAGGCACTGAAACTCCAAGGCCTGAGGGCCAGCACATAGGCCGCACACTTCTGCCTCCAAGTACCAGGGGGGACCCTCTCCGCGCCCGCCAGCGCGGCGCCGGCGTCGTTCCTCTCGCTCCCCCGGGGGCTCTCGGCGCTAATACTGATCTTCTGCACCAGGTCTGCCGGCCCCAtgctctccccgccgccccgtcTCGCAGCAGCAGCACCTAGAAGGGGAAGGGCCGCGCGTTAGCCTgaccgccgccgcggggcccagcggggacggggggatgaggagggggcgTCGCCGCCATGGCCGTGCCTGAGGGGGAGGCGCGCGCCGCCCTTACCCGCCCGCcgggcgcccgccccgccgcgcgcgcgcgccccAACCGCCAGCGTCCCGCGCGCCCCAATCGCCCGCCCGTCGCGCGCCTGCGCCCAACGGCCGCTCCGCCCCTCCTTctcccgcccccgcggccgcggccccgcgcaCGGCGTTCCGCGGAGGGTCGCGTACCCTAGCGACGCGCCAGCGCCTCCTGGCCCCCGGTGTAAGCATCGAATGGCTCGCGTCGTCAGGCGCGGCTGCCAGGGATCGCTCCGAAGCGCACACCACTACTGCCGCAGGCGCCGCCCCGCCTGCCCTTGGTCCCGCCGCGGGCAGCCGGACACATTTCAGCGACGCACACCGGGCGCGGCACTGCACCACGCTTGCTCCTCCGACGCATGCGCACGCAGCACACAGGCTTTACGGGAGGGCGGAAGCCCGCCGGCCTCCGGAAGGTGGGCCTAGCGCCCACTTTTCACCAATCGAGCGCGCCTAGCCTTCTTATTTGTTAGCTTTACTGCCACTCGCTCCCATCTGGCTTGATCATTGGCCGGAAGGCAACGGGCTCTCCTTGCCGTTCCGTGGGGGAAGGGGTGGAGCTGCGAGAGCTCCTTCCCTTTTGCCCCTTTTCTATTGGTCAGAGGCGGTGCCTATCAAAGCCGTTCTGGGAGGCGATTGGCCAGCAGCGGCTCGCCGGCCCGGCAGgcgcgggggaggggagggcgcgGGGCCCGGAgcgggggagccggcggcggccggggcggagGCGGTGAGTGCGGCTCTGGAGCCTCCCCTCAGCATcgccttccctttcccctcacctCCTGTCAGGGCCCCACCGTCACGGCCctccccgcccgctcccgccTCAGCGTCCGCCGGGCTGGCGCCCTGTCAGCGGCACCGGCGCTCCCCGCGGGCGCCtcggccccgcgccgccgcggctccccgcccGCACCGGCCTGCCCGACGCTCCCGCCCCCGCGGCCTTACCGCTCGAGGCCCCGCGCCCGTCCCGGCGGCGgtgcccgccctgcccggcctcagccctccctcactcCTGGCCTGGGGAGCGGCGGGATGCCCCGCGGGCTCGGGCCTGCCGGCTCCCGCCTGCCGGCTGTCGCGTCCCTCTGTGAGGGCGGCTGTGAGGGAAGGGGGTTCCCTCACAGGGAATACCCCGGCCAGCGGTGATGGGGCCGCGGCCGCAGGCTTCGTCCCGGGGGAGTTTCTCCTGGCTCCCGTCCGCGGGGAAGCCCTGGAGCCCCCTCAGGCTATAGTCTCGGTGGATCTTTGTGACGGCGCGGGGGATATTTGGGGAAGAAGGAGCTGAAGTTTTGGTGCCTTGGGTCGCTGTGGGCCCATTTGTCAAATGCTCGGTTTGGGCTTATGCAATCTGTaaattgggggggagggggtgtcaaacctctaaaatattttccatgtacaGAAAGACTCGTGAGAAAGTTTGGCTACATGTTATGAAAATAAACATCCTGTTGCAATGATTGGTGTTGCTATAAGTAGACTTCCCATCTCTAAATATCTGCTGGAGAATGTAACGCTTGCCAGGCCCTGAGTGCCGAGTCTGCCTTGGGTTGGCATAACACTAGAATTTCTGTGGAGAAACTTGGATGAAACCATTCAAGGAGGAGTCAGATATGATAATGATATTATCATAGGGATGATTATGCCTAATTATTATACGGTAATTGTAAACCCTAATCTGACCCAGATGTTTTTCAGCTATTGCACGACCCTTGATTTAGAATTAGATCACTATGCATTCAGGCGCCTGACCTACTGGAGCATGTTTTGGTATTTGATGAATGAGAGAGCAAATAGGCTGGGGGTCAAGATATTAGGTGGTGATACAGTTTTATCACAGGGTTGTAAGGCCTAAGGAATATAGCTGTTAATTGTAATTTTATGCTCTACTGGCATAGTATCGTTGCATGCAATGGGTTGTGTGTTTTGGAAACAGGCAGCAGGGGCAGCGTTAAGAAGGAAGCTCAGCAATTTCAATAgctgaaagcagtaaaaaaagtTGTCTCCCTGAAGAACTTACAGGACTTGATGCCCCCGAGCCCCAACATACTGCCATCATGTCGGGCACTGTGTCCATTCTCCAACAATTTGCCAATGGTTTGAAGAGTCGGAGTGAAGAGACGAGAGCGAAAGCTGCCAAGGACTTGCAGCATTATGTCACCATGGAGCTCCGTGAAGTGAGTGCTGCAAATGAGATAATTTATCCTTGTTTATCTTATGAGTCTAGGGCACTGGCTGGGTACTTTGGGGATGGAAATTTTGGGAATATGGAAGCCATATTGGAGAGGAGATGGGGCATAGCAGGGAGCTTACCTTTGCCCCAGCATATAGGAGAGGTGCGTGAGTTGGTGACACAGATGGGTGGTCAAGTAGCAGAATAAATAAACTTGACACATCTAAGGTAAAAAGAAgagatgctgttttgtttttgtaatgtatagttgatttaatttctttctgtttaaatgacCTAGAAAGCATTGTCTTTATGGAGGTTTAgggggcaggaaggaaggaaagaatgttaAAAGCTGatttgaactttttctttttacagatgaGTCAGGAAGAATCTACCAGGTTTTATGATCAGCTGAACCATCACATATTTGAGCTGGTCTCTAGCTCTGATGCAAATGAAAGGAAGGGTGGCATTCTGGCTATAGGTGAGTGAAAGTGCTTAATGCCTCTGGTGAGTTCTCTCTTCACGCATCTACCTTTAGGAACAGATTTTCAAAAGGAATGAGCTTTTATAGTCGGAGCCTTATGTCTGACTGCTCAGTATGCTGAGTGCATGCTAGTTGCTGGGCTCTGAAAATCTGGCTGTAAGTGTCAGCATGGGAGCTGCTGAGTGCTGAGAGTGGCTGAAAACCTGGTGCTTAATGGGCCTTGAGCTCTTCCCGGAGTTGAGCATCAAACGTGAGTGCTGAGCACGTGAAAATTCTGTTCTTGAGCTCAGCTGAGAACAGTTTGTACTGTCCATTTATATGTATTAGTGTCCACGGACTTTCTCAACTCTCTTCTGTCTGAGGAGATTGATTCTTGTTATTTAAATTTACCTGGCTCAATAACAGCAGCTCCCATCCCTGGGAGGCACTCACATAGCTTCTGCTTTGATTCTGATCAGCTGCTCCATCAGTTGCTCTGGTTGTGCTTTCGCTGTGACATGGGAAAGCTGCCTGCATCTTGACTCATAGGGAAATCAGCTTGCATAAATACTTAGCCTTCCAAGTGAGTAGCCCGTATTGTAGCAGTTACTACTTTAATAACAAAACAGGAGGTGCTTATGGTTTAGGCTCACAGACGTAATCATCCAATCCCAACATGTTTGAAGACAGCGGAAGTCCCTTAGCTAGAGAAATCTTTGTTGACAACATCTGACTTTAAGCTGACAGTAtcactttaaaattgtttctgtgaATTTAGTGCTGTTGAAAGGTGCCGGCTTGACAACTCTGGACACTGATGGCCTCTCTATCTACAGAGCAGGTACAACCCAGGCACCAGCGGTGAAAGCAGCtatgctgctgcctgcccaggtGCTTCCGCCCTGGCCAGGAGAGACCATCTCTAGAGCTGAGGGGGAGAGCTATTTCCTTGGTCCATTCAGTCTTTGACTTCTCTACTGAGGTAGACCAGCCGTAGTCGTTGCATGTGGATGGATGCTTTCCTATTGGGAATGGGTCTGTGATCCcagggtggatttttttatttctctctttttaaactATAAATGGCGAAAATCTGTGAAGCTACTGAATGCATTTTCCTGCCCACTTAACAAGTTCAGGCTCAAAAGAATGGTGGCCCTTTCCTATTgcttgattattattattattttctgtggaTTTGCAGTTTAGGAGGACTTAATGGGAATCTTTGAGGAATGGATAGGGAATACTAACTCTCATCTA
The window above is part of the Chroicocephalus ridibundus chromosome 16, bChrRid1.1, whole genome shotgun sequence genome. Proteins encoded here:
- the UBIAD1 gene encoding ubiA prenyltransferase domain-containing protein 1; its protein translation is MGPADLVQKISISAESPRGSERNDAGAALAGAERVPPGTWRQKCAAYVLALRPWSFSASLTPVALGSALAYRAEGALDPGLLVGSAVTVLAVHGAGNLVNTYYDFSKGIDHKKSDDRTLVDQILEPQDVVRFGVFLYTVGCICAAGLYAVSTLKLEHLALIYFGGLSSSFLYTGGIGFKYVALGDVVILITFGPLAVMFAHAVQVGYLSVSPLLYAIPLALSTEAILHSNNTRDMESDRQAGIVTLAILIGPAFSYILYTVLLFLPYLIFCVLATRYTISMALPLLTIPMAFSLERQFRSQSFNKIPQRTAKLNLLLGLFYVFGITLAPAGALPKL